gtatttactcccgtctgattgtcagaggggattgtaagtggtgtaggagcactatgccaacgagatagtgagccaagtctatattggctcccctatatgttctgacattcatcaacatTGAGAGGTAGCGACATTCAATCaacacgttgtcaatttggttgaaagtggtcccgtatggcgtatgtttatggaccgctttccgctccatccaggtacttccaacaatcatttcgtgtgatactgctaactgaataatccgcagtccgttagcaTTGGTATCCCTTTGTAAGCTATGGCGCCGACGTATCGTCTGTATACGGGCACCTTCCTTACTTGACTAtttaaatctccaagtatgattttgatgttatatttgggacaggcttcgagagcccgctcaactgcctggtagaatgtatccttctccgattcagCAGTCTCCTCTGAAGTCGCACgaacgtttatgaagcttatatttctaaatttgactcGCAAGCATAGCTTTCGCTTATAttatcaaagccgataacagcaggtttctttttttgtctggctaagaaacctactccgggcacatggtctactggatggccgccataatatatggtgtagtggctcttctccatttCCTGCCACTTCCTGAAGTCAGCACCGAACTGTATAACTTGTAGCTCttgtatatatatggttgccatttaccccttggtgggaaaAATTTCCTGAGACGTCTGCATTCCTgctctattgttctgcgccaacAGCTCTTGGGGAGACTAGCTCACCGGCCATCTAGGGACAGTGCACGACGTAGCCAGCGATGCCATTACCGCCTTCAGATCGAATTGCATACCGGTGCCAGGTCTGTGCGCTGAAAAagtcgtttgtaatagtatcggGCCAGCGTGCCCCAATGATAAAACGCAGATAGGTGTTGATGGAGACTTACAGCTTTAGAGTAACAGTGACGGTCACTTTTCATGAGCTTCtacatatagcaacatagaaggaacactggcacagaacagtctcaacttgattttggtattgagataactgcatttccatgtccttcggacaaggcagcataaagaacgtcaccggTAACATGAAGGAATAATATCGGTTACAAGGTGCAATTCTGGCGCACTGTTCTTCGGAACTCGAATtcatctgagattttacctcagcgCAACacatattttgcgccatcatatgtcgctctgataatagctagtaGTTTTTCCAGAATGCCTCCCCTTCGGAAggcaagctttctcgaaatccatGAAGAACATATGAAGCGAAGATGGAAAACTCCGCGTACTGTTACAAAGTGATGCGCAGGttgttgatgtggttaatgaAGAAGGATCCAAAGTGGAAACTAGCTGGCGCTCTGTCAATGAAACTTTCgacatgttctttgatgcgtcccACTTTGCGGCGACAGGGAGCACGCATATACCCctacaattgtcacactcaaaacatgTGCCTTTTTTTGGAGTCTTCATGATCataccttcttccactctctgggaaacgtCTCAGATTTCcatgatttccgtacgagtaaaATTAGCAGATCCGTGGGGAGACCATTAAGCGACCTAGcgcctttactccgtttgagcgcATTgccaaaataatttcttttctgcCTGGAAATACAGCGCGTATCCCCATGTTACCAGTGACTAATTATGTCACCCACAAGAGGAGAAACTTCACCTTCAAGAAAGCTGTGTGTAACTgcccatagaaagcatccttctctactatatcgCAAGCAACTACAGCACTCTACAATTGTGATGTTAACATGaactggaatcttgcagtcagaaactGGCTCTTATCAAGAGAGCGAGCCTTTCTTTCGACTCCGGATACCGCTTGAATGTTCAGACTGCAAAAGCATTGCCATAGTGTGGCAAACACGGTAAATACGTCTTTACGCTTTTTGCGTACAAAGTAAAGCGGAAATATTTCGTTGTGTTGgtgccagttttttttttgttttgcaagAGGAGGGATTCTAAGTCTGCATGCGCTTGATGTGGAGCAACTTTCTCCCTCTGTTTTTGCTCTAAGGATCCCTCGTTAGTTAAGAAACCGTAAATGGTAGAGGGTAGAGGCAGAGACTaacgagttgtctctgccctggtaacaAACCTTAAAGTCGTCTTCGCTTTTTattgttcctttttattttcgTAGTCCTACCAAAAacttaattttagtttttagtaGTAATGAGGAAAGATTTAATAATGTCCTGAGGACAGCAATCATCGAGAAACCAGTCTATCCAACCAAACTAGATAGTATAGCGCTTGCCGATCAGGCAGGGGAACTTAAAAGGTCAATATTCGCCAGTATCCTGCATGAGTTCAATAGTAGCTTTGCTCTCGTGGTTGACAAAAGTCATCAACTGGATGGCCTTTTGGCCATCACTATGCACCAAACCCATTAGATGAAGCACCTAAATTAGAGTTAGGTTTAAAATTCTAGATGCTAACATGCGTTTAATAAGAATTACCTCcattaatatttatattattaacttagcAGTTTTTGCCCCACTCCGTTGAAATATTGAACCAACGAATGAACTCTTCCATAAGAATTAAACGCAACGACATAATTTGTAAATGTGCCTCTAAAATATCTATCTGACTCTGCTGAAATATCTTTTAAGCATAAATCTAAAATTGTTAAATTAAACTGTTGATATGTATATGTATCAGTCTTGTCTGACGATTTATTGTAAAATGaacaaattattgaaaatcTTCTACAAATACTTTACTATTccacaaattgaaaaaaaacttcCAAAGATTATCTATCAAACATTCTAGCTAAATAGTTTATTTATCTAAGTGGTAAACGTTTAAATTAAATGAACACCTGTATATATAAGGAAATAGAAACACTAAAAGACAAATTTACTATAATTAAAGCAACGAAAGAAGGAAATTATTTCCTTGCTGACTTTTTTGATGATttataatatgaaaaaaaaagtttgaaggtTCCAAGTATATATTTGAAGCGAGAAAAGTGAAAAGAGAGACTATCATGAAGGGTAAAatatcgagcaaatcaaagtccTCGTAATTCCTTTCTACAAATTCAAGTATGTATGTATACAGGGTGTTCCGTTTAcgatggtacaaattttaatggtggatagtgccacttatttgaagaaaattggtccatggaatGAGCGTTCTACCTTTAACGTTTCAGAGTTATAACGTTTTTGTTGAATACTTACAGAAAGCGTGACCTTCCtaacaaaatcacaattttccactccctCGAACATTCAATttcagatttgataccattttcggaaacgatactttttatatttttttaattggtaGGGTCTTCATCACTTCGAGGGtataactgtttaaattttaaagaaatttcggaatcgattttttatctaaatttcaatatacattattgtaacggtactttaaacttagAAAAGTTTACTAATTATATTAAGTTTgaaatgacatgtaaaaatgatgggcttaatcctggaaaatttaggaagatTAGgcattaaatgggagaaaacctggggaaattgaaataaaaaatcgattttgaaatttctgcaaaGTTTTAACGGTTATCTCTTGGAAGCAATGATGATCTTTGCAATTaagaaaatatccatttatgagaaattttatgtagtttccgaaaatgttatcaaatctgggattaactGATTGAAGGAGTGAGaagttgtgttttttttttgttggaagaTCACgcttttgacactattcacgaaaaacacTACAACGGTAAAAGATAGACTACCCCCCttggaccaattttcctcaaaaaatggtactatccaccattaaaatttgtaccatcatagACGGGATACCCTGTATAGTAGTAAATAGCGAATACCGTGACTAAAACCTAAATTATGGTAAAAACATCGCAATTATCCAAGCTTTATATAATATAGCTTTTCTTCTAAACATTTCGCGCATGGAAATAGTGAAAGGCTGTTTAAAGAAATAGAAGCTAATCATACATGCTTGTACGCTTAAATACActgagcaaaattgaaatccagaCTTTCCGTAAGAAAGTGTTCAGAAAGGGAGTAAAAGAAGTTTTatgaatttgttttttcttttggaagagtacaatgcaaaaaaaaggataaaataaaatccttaCTGAGAACGATTTACATAAGAAGCCGCATTTTCGTGAGCAAACTTAAAATCCACTGTGCACCGTGGAGGAGGAAGTAACATTCCTCGGTAGCCAGCTCTTCAActaatttgaaaagaaaggaaTGAACAAATTCATACCAGCAAACAATTAGGGTAGAATTATCAATAAAGCAGAATTTCAAAATCTTTTTGAAATTGTAGCCAATTTAACTGCAAATACCTAAAAAGCGGAATTCCTatcaagtttttgaaaaatttcaaaatgatctTAAAACACTAACTTTTCCCATGTACATATGAATAATATAAGCCAGAAGCAACTTTCATTGTTATAAAAATCTATATATTTATTATCATCTACATCTTCACCGAATATTTTAAGAATAAAGAAGCTAgttagttttaatatttgaaGAGGTTTGACTTTTCTACACAACACTCACACTTAGGGCTCGAATTTACAGAAATTCCTATAATCCTTATCAACGTTTAGATTTCACATTGATCTTTTAGATGTGCACAGCGAAGGGCACGCTGATATAAacttcgaaattgatcattgatGGTCGTTTATGAAGAGGTGGTCTCACCTCTCTCTAATTGGCCACAGCAGGGACAGATTCTAGGTATATGTACCTCAGGAGTTGCCATTCGGGTGTACACGTGACTTAGCAATGAATGATATCAATTCGTGAAGATGAAACCACATGGTGGGGATTATTCAGAAAATGCAGTGCGTACTTGGGTAATTGCAAGGTACCGCGAAGGAAGCGGTTGATCAATAGATCTTGAATACCCGGCAAGCAGCGGTTGAATATATAAAATCAACGATCGATAAGAACTGCTCACAGATCCGCAGTCGATATCATACCTATATATCTCCACAATCTTGAATTCATAATAAAAgattgaatatatatatatagcaatGATCCTTGAAGAAGATACAGGAGATTTTCCAGCAGTGGACAAGCTTTACGCCAATTTGGTGAAAGAAGGTATATCACACACCATTTCAAGAAAATGAACCAGTGAAACACAGCTatttgttttgttgaaaacaatttcGAAGCTTATATCAGCATCAgcaatcggtttactatctgtctatttttttaggaggtgaaacttttcaACAGACTCTGGCGTGGATACcctagtgtgtgggatttttacccactaaaaccgggGTCCTTTCGCCTCTGGTCGATCCTACCTACCGTCCTttaagccgttcgtctggctcacTGGCAAGTCGATCGAAAGCTgaccagttcactattccaccagtaattgggaCTTCTAGTGGGAGACGAGCATCTCCTAGGAATTGATGCGTTATATGCTTTAGCGATGCATTGTGCGAAATGGAGGGCTCTATTGTCTTGCTAACCTGGcatagccacacttccatgaatgttagTTAATCCATTGCTTTTGTAGACCATCTTGGcgttattttccattttcaggtCTACAATTGAACCGGACCCCCTTTTCGATTAGTTCGTTGGTCAGAAACATACCTTATTGGCCAAATGCTTCTAATAGGCACCGTCTCTTTGTTGCTCTACTCGATGGACcacgcattgaagtcaccggctatcatctTTATACTTCGTCCTCTTATGTTGAGGACAATACCGTCTACTAAGtcttcaaattcaaacaatCTGAGGCTCGGTGGAATGGGTTCGTTTATGATGGCAATCTCCATCTTGGATTCgaaagtggtctgcgcaagtaACTTCCTTTACCACCCTATAATGATTGAGGctcatttattttttcattttatttaacgGCATTTACGATTTCctacaatatgccggttatcccgacAATATGCCGATTGGAGTGTTCGATGCCGCTAATGCATGCCTTCGTGAAGTGTCCAAACGTCCAACGGTACTGACCCCATTTCCGGTCATTGTAATCTTaagaacaaatgaaaaattattaaaaaaaattgtctacTCATATTGAGTCAGCGAAGCAATAAATAAAGTTCAAGTAAAAtattcaatttgaaataataaaaacttgttgtttctttttcgttggtgtgaatgtttattcttgccaataccgatatttcgggaaccacttgttcctttcatcagtgctaacaagttttctGTGAAAATCggactattgctaacaaaattataataggtcaaaattctgagtgtaattatgcggacttgttagcactgatgaagggaacaagtggttcccgaaatatcggtatttgcaagaataaacattcacaccaacgaaaaagaaacaacaagttcttattatttcaaataattaatcattggaaacaccgcataatttcactcagaaaaatattcaagaaacTGGTTGGCGCGTGCAGCAAAGTCcaatcaaaatattccttcgctGACACAAATCGAAGCGATCAAAATTTAACTATTGTAAATCGTGTTCCAAGGTATAACATATGTCGTTTACTTTTTCTTGATTGGATTAAGAGTTCGAGTTAAAATGTTTTTGTCACTTTTCGAGTTTCAGATGTTACAgcatctctttaaagagatatGTTCCCTTAGACgtaaaccacccatccaattcgaactttcCCTACGGCTAACCAATTCTGCATTCTCACCACTGGCAGTCTTATTATGGCCGTCTGAGTGCCGCAATAAGATTTTCTTAGCCTCACGATGGACTCCTCTCCCGTGGAAACCTCTTTGTGGATCCTCTCTGTCTGCGATGAATTATATTGCTGCACACTTGTCTCCGCCGCATTAGCAGTATACCGTGAGCCGCAATCTCAAAGGAGGAGCTGCGTCCACATTAGGCTAAGTACCAGTAGATATGTTATtgagaaggcggaagtgacagtgaaaGGGTCACCCAAGATAGGACGACagttccattgctggctatgccatagTGGCTCGCGAGCAGGATGGCAAAGAAATACATGGCATAGAATAATAGAGGAAGGGTGTAGTTTTCTCGGTACGACCCACTAAGGGGATACTCGCAACCATATATATCACAAGTAACAGAAAATGCTTCTCTACTTTAcctcaaataataaaatttacacAAATGTGCATATTTCTTACTTTATTGTTTAAACTTTCCTTTAAACAATCACATCGCAATACGATTAGTACAGTAGTAAAAAATACCATTGGCTATAACAATTTGAAGGAAAGAAGTAGCAGGAAAATAAGTTAAACATAGAAGATAAAAAATAGTTAAATTAGCACTGAGTCTTAACAATAGTATAATGTACAAATATGTCAAATTATATTACACTGGGAATGAGTTCGAACTGGTCAACAGTGTCCTAGAATATTAAGCTTAAGTCACTAAAACCCTTCACGAGCAGGCCTAAATTCATATGATTCGCCAACTTTGTGAATGCAAGGTacctaaaaattgaaaagatttaATTTTATCAAACAGAATATGCGTAATGTGAAAGAGGATTGATTTTTCTAATTATCAGACCTTCATTACTCACCTGAACTAGATTAAAATATATTGAGCCCATAAACTGCGCTGCAGACGTGTTTGTTTTCTTCAAACATGAGAAAAGCATATCATCGCATATACAATGGGACCTGAAATTGAGAGAGGAGGCTCATTTCTGGTTCTTCAAATTCAACTGGAAATTGGCATTAACTTCTCCTTACTTCGtataaatcgattcattgtgtAACTCATATCGTCTTTGGAAAGCTCTCACTTTCATTGGGCATAAATCATGTGTGCGGCAACATCGATCCATGGTCATTTCTGTTCCTAAATCTTTGTAAGTTCTGGCGATGTCTCCTGTTCCACACCATTTAGTGCCTGTTGAAAATATTGACGCAAATTAGGAGTAGAAAGAATGTATAGAATGTTAGAAATAATTACCTGGTATAATCCCGTTGAGTAAGGACAAAGGACTTCGCGGGAATAAAGCTTGTTTCGGATCCGCTTCGCGCTTGCTGTCTCTTCGGACGCTATTGTTTGTTGCATttaatttttctaccatatcacATTGTTTCATTAATTTTATCATTTCCGAAAAGTTGATTTCTAAAGGTTCATTTAAATCAGAAAGCTGCTTCAACAGACGCTGCCCTTCTTCGTCGTTACTGGAAGAAATagagaaattgaaatatttttttaatctcTGAttgaaaagaggaagaaagaaagaacaacAGCATTTTTGGGTGAATATGAAGTCCACATTACTAGCTTCAGAAAATCAGAAGCCTCTAACAGAATACTTTTCATAGAAGACAAGTTAAAGATGGGTGTTTGCAAATAACCAGATAATCCCCTCAGGTACCAACAGCCAAATTTATTTCTACTTTTACTTATCGTAAGTGAATGCGAATCTTTAAAACTTCCTCGTTATTAATATCTGCTAAGCCATGGATTCAGTTTAGAATTGGTTCTCATGCGTCCGTAAAAACAGTTTCAGAATCAGTTTCATCTCAACCGACTCAGCATTGAAGGTACACTCTTCGAGCACAGAAATTACTGTAATAGGCAATTTAGCATTGGCAGACCACCAAAAAACGTGGGATTGAATCGACCTCGGCAGTAGTTGCAAAATTGTGTTTGAATGTGTATAATTAATCTAAGGATACGATTATTTAATAGTTAGGCATCTTCGCTTGTAATATATGTTACCGCCGCGCGTACTGAAGGTCCTGGTAACACTTGCAGTatgtattttctgaaaattaattCTATAAACTTTTTGCAATTCTTTACCACCCTAAATTGATTACTGTTCGACTTGCTAAAATATAGTATCTAAGTAATAGGTTGCTGTTGGAATTGTGCTATTGCTGCTGCTATGGGCAACTAGATGCACATCGGAGTCAACAAGTGGTCAGGTTGGTGACTGTATTGTGGCCCATCGAAAACAGCTATAGCGTTGTGAGTGACCAACGtgaaaatttgttggaaaaattatGCCAAATCGATATAGAATTGCATACAAATTCCGGCCTAAGTCGTAGGGGAGCTGAGCCCTTGAATCATTTCGGTAACACTGCTCTTAGGGCAGAGACAGCTTctaatgagttacctctgccctggcggAAACGGTAGGAGTCTGAATCTTTTAAACTTTCGATGGTAACCAAATAGAGGAGAGAAAAGTGAGACAAAGTATCTCCCCAATTAGTCCGGTCCtctatcaagtggatggcggactcacGGCTCCCTCCATTcttaataaaaactttttttcgATCAGCTCCCCTCGTGCGTTAAAATATTGTTGTGGCTATTATCATTGCGACAACAGTCAAAACGCGTATACCCCTCAACTAGCCCCGCAAAACGGACCCTTTTCTCCGGGATCTTAGCGATCATTCTGTTCTTCCACTTCCTGAGTAACGTCTCGGTTTCCAATAATTTCTAAATGAGTAGGTGAGGTAATTCCGTACAAACTATCGATGCAAAAAAGGCACCATAGACAAGATGATCATGTTTATTTTCCTTCTgacaattttatttacaaaactctTCTCCTAACCTTCCCCAATACCCtaaaatccatttaaatatttcccaGATTTCTTCTGGAATTATCTATCTGATAAAACTGAAATGATAACGAAATCCACCGGAGTTGTGTGAAAATCGTGGAAAGTGGGAGAACTTTCGTAATTCGCAAGTGTAGATTTTAGTGGACATCGTCTGTCGTGAAAACCTT
The DNA window shown above is from Hermetia illucens chromosome 5, iHerIll2.2.curated.20191125, whole genome shotgun sequence and carries:
- the LOC119658073 gene encoding uncharacterized protein LOC119658073; translated protein: MSACIVRRRLQIFGVIACAVLALLSSAGAKPTLNFSFAKSFSPVRSLQSFTQQFVEKRVQHQMKTYSGHRIQNDSLIMIYHNDQTIAVVELGPDKLLLGCELIEIYNDEEGQRLLKQLSDLNEPLEINFSEMIKLMKQCDMVEKLNATNNSVRRDSKREADPKQALFPRSPLSLLNGIIPGTKWCGTGDIARTYKDLGTEMTMDRCCRTHDLCPMKVRAFQRRYELHNESIYTKSHCICDDMLFSCLKKTNTSAAQFMGSIYFNLVQVPCIHKVGESYEFRPAREGF